One part of the Thermococcus radiotolerans genome encodes these proteins:
- the mrtA gene encoding CPBP family archaeomyxosortase MrtA, whose translation MRLKRNPWILYVALMPFILIVRYSGGGIFRWAGYNFLFYFAAPLLFARLFGFKPSELGIRIGKKDGYKWALILFLLTIPLSLYGANVPSMKEYYPIFEYSGWGDFFLKELAVGVIMFSHEAFYRGIILFPLARKNEWLGILAQDIPYALVHIGKPGIEVPYSFVAGIIFAKLDLKSESFLPSFLLHWFGSVLFDLLCVLL comes from the coding sequence ATGAGGCTCAAGAGGAACCCCTGGATTCTGTACGTTGCATTGATGCCCTTCATCCTCATCGTCCGCTACAGTGGGGGCGGAATTTTCCGGTGGGCAGGCTACAACTTCCTCTTCTACTTCGCTGCGCCCCTGCTCTTCGCGAGGCTCTTTGGATTTAAACCCTCCGAACTAGGGATTAGGATTGGAAAGAAAGATGGCTACAAATGGGCGCTGATACTGTTTCTGCTGACGATTCCCCTGAGCCTCTACGGCGCAAACGTACCCTCGATGAAGGAGTACTACCCGATATTCGAGTACTCCGGCTGGGGCGATTTCTTCCTCAAGGAGCTGGCCGTTGGGGTGATAATGTTCTCCCACGAGGCGTTCTACCGCGGGATTATTCTCTTTCCGCTAGCCAGGAAGAACGAGTGGCTCGGCATACTAGCACAGGATATCCCCTACGCGCTCGTGCACATCGGCAAGCCGGGAATAGAGGTTCCATACTCGTTCGTGGCGGGGATAATCTTCGCCAAGCTCGACCTCAAGAGCGAGAGCTTCCTCCCCAGTTTTCTACTCCACTGGTTCGGGTCGGTTCTCTTCGACCTGCTCTGCGTTCTCCTCTGA
- the thiM gene encoding hydroxyethylthiazole kinase yields MEWIAESLDRMRKKRPLVQNITNFVVMNTTANALLALGASPVMAHARGELEEMLGIADALVVNIGTLDEHWIASMMEAVRTAKRLKKPVVLDPVGAGATRLRTETALQLLEEGEIAVLRGNFGEIAALLGEHGKTRGVDSAAYSPDEARELAIEASREFGTVVAVTGPVDYVSDGEKTYAVENGHEMLGRVTGTGCMVTAITGAFAAVEEPLRAAVSALVVFGVAAEKAYDEAPYPGTFHVKLYDWLYRIDGELVKKVARVRQVEP; encoded by the coding sequence ATGGAGTGGATAGCCGAAAGTCTGGATAGGATGCGCAAAAAACGCCCGCTGGTGCAGAACATAACCAACTTCGTCGTGATGAACACCACAGCTAACGCGCTCCTCGCCCTTGGGGCTTCGCCCGTAATGGCCCACGCTAGGGGAGAGCTTGAGGAGATGCTCGGGATAGCGGATGCACTGGTGGTCAACATCGGCACGCTTGACGAGCACTGGATCGCCTCGATGATGGAAGCCGTCAGAACCGCAAAGAGACTGAAAAAGCCCGTCGTTCTCGATCCCGTTGGGGCAGGTGCGACGAGGCTCAGAACCGAGACGGCGTTGCAGCTTCTTGAGGAGGGAGAGATAGCGGTTCTGAGGGGCAACTTCGGGGAGATAGCCGCACTTCTCGGGGAGCACGGGAAGACCAGAGGTGTTGACAGCGCGGCGTACAGCCCGGATGAGGCGAGAGAACTTGCCATCGAGGCCTCAAGGGAATTCGGCACGGTGGTTGCCGTGACGGGACCCGTCGACTACGTGAGCGACGGAGAAAAAACCTACGCCGTTGAAAACGGGCACGAAATGCTCGGAAGAGTTACCGGGACGGGATGCATGGTGACGGCCATCACCGGCGCCTTTGCAGCTGTTGAGGAGCCCCTTAGAGCCGCCGTATCTGCCCTCGTGGTCTTCGGAGTTGCCGCCGAAAAGGCTTACGATGAAGCCCCCTATCCCGGAACCTTCCACGTGAAGCTCTACGACTGGCTCTACCGGATCGACGGGGAACTGGTGAAAAAAGTGGCCAGGGTGAGGCAAGTTGAGCCTTAG
- a CDS encoding prolyl oligopeptidase family serine peptidase has protein sequence MKDPYAWMENLEDERVLRLVEEENERFREFIGELSDELFPEVWEYYSMPTLYGAKLTEKGIIAMYKERERQLIRWLGGDVIVDSKALEEELNDEILLQGFTADGKGRFLAYSFSIGGADEGITRIIDLKTGKLIDEMKPSVWNVTFLGDGYYFSRFYRHGETPDGVKAPAVRLFWKDGSGERMVFGEGLGSGYFISLRKSADGETAMVTVTFGWNRAEIYVGPVGEPDRWEKAYSAEVPAEPIDVIDGKLYVLTREGKGLGKVVAVRDGEVTEIIPEGEFPLEWAIIVDGKILAGRLVHASYRLEIYSLDGEKLDEVKFDLPGSAHPLDTDGKKALIRYESFTVPYRLYEFDGKLKLVEGQEVEGDFKVEEDFVVSKDGTRVHYFLVKGERDEKKAWVFGYGGFNIALTPRFFPQAIPFIKRGGTFAMANLRGGSEYGEEWHRAGMRENKQNVFDDFIAVLGKLKAEGYRVAAWGRSNGGLLVSATLTQRPDVMDAALIGYPVIDMLRFHKLYIGSVWVPEYGNPDDPKDREFLLKYSPYHNVKPGKYPPTLIYTGLHDDRVHPAHALKFFMMMKEVGAPVYLRVETKSGHMGASPETRARELTDLVAFVIRTV, from the coding sequence ATGAAAGACCCCTACGCCTGGATGGAAAACCTCGAAGATGAGCGGGTTCTCAGGCTCGTTGAGGAAGAGAACGAGCGCTTTAGGGAGTTCATTGGAGAGCTGAGCGACGAACTGTTTCCGGAGGTCTGGGAGTACTATTCAATGCCGACGCTCTACGGTGCGAAGCTCACCGAGAAGGGCATCATAGCGATGTACAAGGAGAGGGAAAGACAGCTCATCAGATGGCTCGGTGGCGATGTCATAGTTGACTCCAAAGCCCTTGAGGAGGAGCTCAACGACGAGATTCTGCTCCAGGGCTTCACCGCCGACGGGAAGGGAAGGTTTCTCGCCTACAGCTTCTCGATAGGCGGCGCCGACGAGGGGATAACCCGAATCATAGACCTCAAAACCGGAAAGCTCATCGACGAGATGAAGCCCTCAGTCTGGAACGTGACCTTCCTTGGGGACGGCTACTACTTCTCCCGCTTCTATCGGCACGGTGAAACGCCTGACGGGGTTAAGGCCCCTGCTGTGAGGCTCTTCTGGAAGGACGGCAGTGGGGAGAGGATGGTCTTCGGCGAGGGGCTCGGCTCCGGCTACTTCATCTCGCTGAGGAAGAGCGCCGACGGGGAAACGGCGATGGTAACTGTGACCTTCGGCTGGAACAGGGCGGAGATATACGTCGGGCCGGTAGGGGAGCCGGATAGGTGGGAGAAGGCATATTCAGCGGAGGTGCCCGCCGAGCCGATCGATGTAATCGACGGAAAGCTCTACGTCCTCACGAGGGAGGGGAAAGGCCTCGGAAAGGTCGTGGCAGTCCGAGACGGCGAAGTTACCGAGATTATTCCTGAAGGTGAATTCCCGCTAGAGTGGGCAATCATCGTGGACGGGAAAATACTCGCCGGCAGGCTCGTCCACGCGAGCTACCGCCTTGAGATCTATTCCTTGGACGGTGAAAAGCTGGATGAAGTGAAGTTCGACCTTCCGGGAAGCGCCCATCCCCTCGATACCGATGGAAAGAAGGCGCTCATAAGATACGAGAGCTTCACGGTTCCGTACAGGCTCTACGAGTTCGATGGGAAGCTTAAACTCGTAGAGGGGCAGGAGGTTGAAGGGGACTTCAAAGTCGAGGAGGACTTTGTGGTCTCAAAGGACGGGACGAGGGTTCACTACTTCCTCGTGAAGGGTGAGAGGGACGAGAAGAAGGCGTGGGTCTTCGGCTACGGCGGTTTCAACATAGCCCTAACCCCGAGGTTCTTCCCACAGGCGATACCCTTCATAAAGCGCGGCGGAACGTTTGCGATGGCCAACCTCCGCGGCGGTTCCGAGTACGGTGAGGAGTGGCATCGCGCCGGAATGAGGGAGAACAAGCAGAACGTCTTCGACGACTTCATAGCGGTTCTCGGCAAGCTCAAGGCCGAAGGTTATAGGGTTGCCGCGTGGGGCAGGAGCAACGGCGGACTTTTGGTCTCGGCAACGCTCACCCAGAGGCCGGACGTCATGGACGCTGCGCTGATAGGCTACCCCGTCATCGACATGCTTCGGTTCCACAAGCTCTACATTGGCAGCGTGTGGGTTCCCGAATACGGAAACCCCGACGACCCGAAGGACAGGGAGTTCCTGCTTAAGTACAGCCCGTACCACAACGTAAAGCCCGGCAAGTATCCGCCGACGCTCATCTATACCGGTCTCCACGACGACCGCGTTCACCCTGCGCACGCGCTCAAGTTCTTCATGATGATGAAGGAGGTAGGCGCTCCCGTCTACCTCCGCGTCGAGACCAAGAGCGGCCACATGGGTGCCTCACCCGAAACGAGGGCGAGGGAGCTGACCGACCTCGTGGCCTTCGTCATCAGGACGGTTTGA
- the thiD gene encoding bifunctional hydroxymethylpyrimidine kinase/phosphomethylpyrimidine kinase, with translation MRTALTIAGSDSGGGAGIEADLKTFASFGVHGLVAVTSVTAQNTLEVRAIHDIPPEVVVSQIEAVADDIGVDAAKTGMLSNAGIIKAVAKTVKRYGFPLVVDPVMIAKSGAVLLREDAIDALVSRIIPLATVVTPNVPEAERLTGIKIKTLEDAKRAAKLIVEELGAGAAVVKGGHLKLGEAVDVLYYDGRFREYRAEFVKGCTHGTGCSFSAAIAANLAKGKPLEEAVGEAKRFITMGIRYGVSLGRGHCPVNQNAWRDVPALKWKVYEELNSVRNALSGAENAVLVCALPLPYGAEGENIAVLRNGEITFGAPEDIAGILLRRMLERSEFRCLLIHDGEQVFGTSPWEVVKKVGL, from the coding sequence ATGAGAACCGCTCTCACGATAGCCGGAAGCGACAGCGGAGGAGGTGCCGGGATAGAGGCGGACCTCAAAACCTTCGCCTCCTTCGGTGTCCACGGGCTCGTGGCGGTAACATCGGTAACCGCCCAGAACACCCTTGAGGTGCGGGCGATCCACGATATCCCGCCCGAGGTGGTGGTGAGCCAGATAGAGGCCGTCGCAGACGACATCGGGGTCGATGCGGCAAAAACTGGAATGTTGAGCAACGCGGGAATAATAAAGGCCGTGGCAAAGACCGTCAAAAGGTACGGCTTTCCGCTCGTCGTCGACCCGGTGATGATAGCCAAGAGCGGCGCGGTTCTGCTCAGGGAGGATGCAATCGATGCCCTCGTGAGCCGGATAATTCCCCTCGCCACCGTTGTAACCCCCAACGTTCCAGAGGCGGAGCGTCTGACGGGGATCAAGATAAAAACACTCGAGGACGCTAAAAGGGCGGCCAAGCTTATCGTGGAGGAGCTCGGAGCGGGGGCGGCGGTGGTCAAAGGCGGCCACCTGAAGCTCGGTGAGGCCGTTGACGTGCTGTATTACGATGGCAGATTCAGGGAGTACCGGGCGGAGTTCGTGAAGGGGTGCACCCACGGAACCGGCTGCTCCTTCTCGGCTGCAATAGCGGCAAACCTCGCCAAGGGAAAACCCCTGGAGGAGGCCGTTGGGGAAGCTAAGAGGTTCATCACGATGGGCATCAGGTACGGGGTGAGCCTCGGCCGCGGACACTGCCCGGTAAACCAGAACGCGTGGAGGGACGTTCCCGCTTTGAAATGGAAGGTTTACGAGGAGCTGAACTCGGTGAGGAATGCCCTAAGCGGCGCTGAGAACGCGGTTCTTGTCTGCGCACTCCCACTGCCCTACGGTGCCGAGGGGGAAAACATTGCCGTTCTGAGGAACGGAGAAATAACCTTCGGCGCTCCGGAGGACATCGCCGGCATTTTGCTCCGGAGAATGCTGGAACGGTCAGAGTTCAGGTGTCTGCTGATTCACGATGGAGAACAGGTATTCGGAACCTCTCCGTGGGAGGTGGTGAAAAAGGTAGGGCTGTGA
- the thiE gene encoding thiamine phosphate synthase, whose translation MSLRERLRLYVITDRRFRDEVSTVQAALEGGATAIQMRIKDAPTREMVEIGKRLRKLTDEYGALFFVDDRVDVALAVNADGVQVGPDDMPVQLVREIAPNLLIGASVYSLEEAMKAERDGADYLGVGAVFPTKTKADARYLGLDGLREVLETVKIPVVAIGGINHENVREVLRLGVDGIAVISAIVGAPDVKRATLEMRRIIDEYLG comes from the coding sequence TTGAGCCTTAGGGAAAGGCTCAGGCTCTACGTCATAACCGACAGACGGTTCAGGGATGAGGTATCGACGGTGCAGGCTGCTCTGGAAGGTGGAGCAACGGCGATACAGATGCGCATAAAGGACGCCCCGACCAGGGAAATGGTCGAGATCGGAAAACGGCTGAGGAAGCTCACCGACGAGTACGGCGCCCTCTTCTTCGTGGACGACAGGGTGGACGTTGCCCTCGCGGTGAATGCAGACGGCGTTCAGGTGGGGCCGGACGACATGCCCGTCCAGTTGGTGAGGGAAATCGCCCCAAACCTGCTGATAGGAGCGTCAGTCTACAGCCTTGAGGAAGCGATGAAAGCCGAGAGAGATGGGGCAGACTATCTGGGTGTCGGGGCCGTGTTCCCAACGAAGACAAAGGCGGACGCACGCTATCTCGGTCTCGATGGCCTTAGGGAAGTCTTGGAGACCGTAAAAATCCCCGTGGTGGCGATAGGGGGAATAAACCATGAAAACGTCCGGGAGGTTTTGAGGCTCGGGGTTGATGGGATAGCGGTTATCTCAGCCATAGTTGGGGCCCCCGACGTTAAGCGCGCCACCCTTGAGATGAGGAGGATAATAGACGAATATTTGGGGTGA
- the cytX gene encoding putative hydroxymethylpyrimidine transporter CytX, whose amino-acid sequence MEEGYEITPVAKERRKFSLLMLFAVWFGAGISIAEFWAGALLTPALSLWAAVGVIIVGHIIGNAVMGLIAVEGYEMGLPTMVLSRGALGIKGSILPSALNYLQLIGWTAVMLIVGANAMNALSATFGFEGYPLWIILLGTLVTLWTYVGPRRWEALEKISALLLLILSLWLTYVTVKKFPIGELLSRPGTGGVGVMLALDLVIAMPLSWAPLVADYSRFAKTKKGAFWGTYLGYFIASSLFYFVGALTNVAVGESDPIGIILAYGLGIPAMLIIILSTLTTTFLDVYSAAITYKNISPRADAKKQVLLVGALGTLLALVFPVDRYEGFLILIGGAFVSLTAIMLTDYFVVRKGYDPEELLDESGPLAGYRWRALSVWGLGFAFYIGLAVEGLLGIHVPILSGIGSALGSSIPTFLLVSLLYYLVERR is encoded by the coding sequence ATGGAGGAGGGGTATGAAATAACTCCCGTTGCGAAGGAAAGGCGGAAGTTCTCACTCCTGATGCTGTTCGCGGTGTGGTTCGGCGCCGGGATAAGCATCGCCGAATTCTGGGCCGGGGCACTGCTGACTCCGGCTCTCTCCCTGTGGGCGGCGGTGGGTGTGATAATCGTTGGACACATCATCGGCAACGCGGTAATGGGCCTGATAGCGGTGGAAGGCTACGAAATGGGGCTTCCAACGATGGTGCTGTCGAGAGGGGCTCTCGGAATAAAGGGCTCCATTCTGCCATCGGCTCTCAACTATCTCCAGCTCATAGGCTGGACCGCGGTCATGCTCATCGTCGGTGCAAACGCCATGAACGCCCTCTCGGCAACTTTTGGCTTCGAGGGTTATCCCCTGTGGATAATCCTCCTCGGAACCCTCGTCACCCTGTGGACTTACGTGGGGCCCCGCAGGTGGGAGGCGCTGGAGAAGATCTCGGCGCTTCTGCTCCTCATTCTGAGCCTGTGGCTGACATACGTGACGGTGAAGAAGTTCCCCATTGGAGAGCTCCTGAGCAGGCCGGGAACCGGAGGAGTCGGGGTCATGCTTGCGCTCGACCTCGTCATAGCAATGCCCCTTTCGTGGGCACCCCTTGTGGCGGACTACTCAAGGTTTGCGAAGACCAAGAAAGGGGCATTCTGGGGAACGTACCTCGGCTACTTCATAGCATCGAGCCTCTTCTACTTCGTCGGTGCCCTCACCAACGTTGCCGTTGGGGAGAGCGATCCCATAGGAATAATCCTCGCCTACGGCCTTGGAATCCCCGCAATGCTGATAATCATACTCTCAACGCTGACCACCACGTTCCTGGACGTTTATTCGGCGGCAATAACCTACAAGAACATCTCGCCCAGGGCGGATGCCAAAAAGCAGGTGCTCCTGGTTGGCGCCTTGGGAACGCTCCTGGCTCTTGTCTTCCCGGTCGACAGGTATGAGGGGTTCCTAATCCTCATCGGCGGAGCCTTCGTTTCCCTCACGGCCATAATGCTGACGGACTACTTCGTGGTGAGGAAGGGCTACGACCCGGAGGAGCTCCTGGACGAAAGCGGCCCCTTGGCGGGCTACAGATGGAGGGCCCTCTCCGTCTGGGGTCTGGGTTTTGCATTCTACATCGGACTCGCCGTTGAGGGGCTGCTAGGAATCCACGTGCCGATCTTGAGCGGAATCGGCTCTGCACTCGGCTCGAGCATTCCGACCTTCCTTCTCGTCTCCCTGCTTTACTACCTGGTGGAGAGGAGGTGA
- a CDS encoding heparan-alpha-glucosaminide N-acetyltransferase, which produces MFGSEVYTDRRYWEIDLLRGVGITMMVVSNFVTDLQLFLGYSSHRTFWMAFAVTTATVFVFASGLSMWISYSRTLEKTQRPYGKYLRRFFKLFGLGLLITATTYSLGMTIHFGILHLLGLATLLGMLFYRFGRLNALWAAFFILGYLVLRNFHDGLWLLPIGIMPENYFAPDYFPIFPWFGVFLLGMTAGSVFYPDGRRKKEIALSSNPLVHFVAFAGRHTLLIYVVHQPILVGLLRLIYGPLPGLPV; this is translated from the coding sequence ATGTTCGGCTCCGAGGTGTACACCGACCGCCGCTACTGGGAGATAGACCTGCTCCGTGGCGTCGGAATAACGATGATGGTGGTCTCCAACTTCGTCACGGACCTTCAGCTCTTTCTGGGATATTCCTCCCACCGGACTTTCTGGATGGCGTTTGCCGTCACCACAGCCACGGTATTCGTCTTCGCCTCGGGCCTCTCAATGTGGATAAGCTACTCCAGAACGCTGGAGAAAACTCAGAGGCCGTACGGGAAGTACCTCAGGCGCTTTTTCAAGCTCTTTGGGCTAGGCCTGCTGATTACGGCCACCACGTATTCACTGGGAATGACCATACATTTTGGAATCCTCCATCTCCTTGGCCTTGCGACGCTCCTCGGGATGCTTTTTTACAGGTTTGGACGTCTCAACGCACTCTGGGCGGCGTTCTTTATCCTTGGATACCTCGTCCTTAGAAACTTCCACGATGGACTCTGGCTTCTGCCGATTGGAATCATGCCGGAGAACTACTTCGCTCCCGATTACTTCCCGATATTTCCCTGGTTCGGGGTCTTCCTCCTCGGGATGACTGCGGGGAGCGTTTTCTATCCGGACGGGAGGAGAAAAAAGGAGATAGCCCTTTCATCGAATCCGCTGGTTCACTTCGTTGCCTTCGCCGGGAGGCACACCCTCTTAATTTACGTGGTTCACCAGCCGATCCTCGTGGGTCTGCTCAGGCTCATTTACGGTCCCCTTCCCGGCCTTCCGGTTTAG
- a CDS encoding RAD55 family ATPase, with protein MYGKRISTGIPGLDVMLRGGLIPGRTYLIKGAPGTGKTTLAMHFAMAGIANGENVLYVTLEEPAENLRADMAKMGFRINDSRFTLIDATPTSERYVLVEDFFESFAGSLEKMTNAIREQIRERHYTRVVLDPVTMLKLTASNEMEYRKAFLGFIKSMMRMRATVLMTSELQKTDIEEYLVSGLIELRMFDIQGTLYRGLKILKFRGSGFDSSMRPYEITDRGIVVHHDRVISLP; from the coding sequence ATGTACGGCAAAAGGATATCAACGGGTATCCCAGGACTCGATGTCATGCTCAGGGGCGGTTTAATACCCGGAAGGACGTACCTGATAAAAGGTGCTCCCGGCACGGGTAAAACAACGCTCGCAATGCACTTCGCAATGGCGGGAATCGCCAACGGTGAGAACGTTCTCTACGTGACGCTCGAAGAGCCGGCCGAGAACCTTAGGGCGGACATGGCCAAGATGGGCTTTAGAATCAACGACAGCCGATTCACTCTGATAGATGCGACGCCGACCTCGGAGAGGTACGTCCTCGTGGAGGACTTCTTCGAGTCGTTCGCAGGCAGTCTGGAGAAGATGACAAACGCGATAAGGGAGCAGATAAGGGAGAGGCACTACACCAGGGTCGTGCTCGACCCCGTGACCATGCTGAAGCTCACCGCCTCCAACGAGATGGAGTACCGAAAGGCGTTCCTGGGGTTCATAAAATCAATGATGCGCATGAGGGCCACCGTCCTGATGACGTCCGAGCTCCAGAAGACCGACATCGAGGAGTACCTTGTCAGCGGGCTGATAGAGCTGAGGATGTTTGACATTCAGGGGACGCTCTACCGCGGACTGAAGATACTGAAGTTCAGGGGAAGCGGCTTCGATTCCAGCATGCGCCCCTACGAGATAACCGACAGGGGAATAGTCGTCCACCACGATCGCGTCATTTCACTACCCTGA
- a CDS encoding GNAT family N-acetyltransferase: MMIRGKVVGSEIPRFKHRWFGILEVESGGERLRLYMTGTVAQWFLTGDEVEVEVLNEPKERNGVKVLDFDDYRLWKFYEGDKIPVWPLWEKELEAKRYSPLTGELLYTYRLRAREAKYESDFEAIAELEQYHYASQKEKVALWRCENGHIFEANTREACPVCGSEEVHILEIKGSTPASRFLIIELVEREEYEPRILSYVRIDPPIPLMHRRLPNGDLERNIREKVFPEDWFHPAFWPEKIMEELYDELKRKYKRKIARSYLWEEAKWRALAETNTSGARIARVVVHPDYRSDGLGQLSVKSALDWVAERRIPEMRKRKHLVETIAQMARYNPFFEKVGFKFLWETASGRPVLFYPLTEEAREYIERFLREDAYAPEDGRLWRPSYGKVEPLTGPIRFINVSKVFESELDIKGLPEEIQELLKAFGVRHRVIQRPVLRNLNFEIEPGELIAVVGASGAGKTTLLRLILGAANGWWEERFRPTGGEIEVPENVKASVLIPGEFEPNFGSESILEHVYRKIRDINAAVEILNRAGLSDAVLYRAKFSELSTGQKERAKIASLLAEKPNLLLMDEFAAHLDTLTAMRVAKKVAEIIREAGITALIITHRPEVLKALDPDKVLFVGYGTARISKPEGREGDRK, from the coding sequence ATGATGATACGCGGGAAAGTTGTCGGAAGCGAAATCCCGCGCTTCAAACACCGCTGGTTTGGAATCCTTGAGGTCGAGAGCGGTGGGGAAAGGCTCAGGCTCTACATGACCGGCACCGTGGCCCAGTGGTTTTTGACGGGCGACGAGGTGGAGGTAGAGGTTCTCAACGAGCCGAAGGAGAGAAACGGGGTCAAAGTCCTTGACTTCGATGATTACCGGCTCTGGAAGTTCTACGAGGGCGATAAGATTCCGGTCTGGCCCCTCTGGGAGAAGGAGCTTGAGGCAAAGCGCTACTCACCGCTCACCGGAGAGCTCCTCTACACCTACAGGCTCAGGGCGAGGGAGGCAAAGTACGAGAGCGATTTTGAAGCCATAGCGGAGCTTGAGCAGTATCACTACGCCAGCCAGAAAGAGAAGGTCGCCCTATGGCGCTGCGAGAACGGGCACATCTTCGAGGCGAACACGAGGGAAGCCTGTCCCGTCTGCGGAAGCGAGGAAGTGCACATACTCGAGATAAAGGGATCGACTCCTGCTTCGAGGTTTCTCATAATCGAACTGGTGGAGAGGGAAGAATATGAGCCGAGGATTCTGAGCTACGTCCGCATTGATCCCCCAATACCCCTCATGCACCGCAGACTGCCCAACGGTGACCTCGAAAGAAACATCCGTGAAAAGGTATTTCCGGAGGACTGGTTCCATCCGGCCTTCTGGCCCGAGAAGATAATGGAAGAGCTCTACGATGAGCTCAAACGGAAGTACAAAAGGAAAATCGCCCGCTCGTACCTCTGGGAAGAGGCCAAATGGAGGGCTTTAGCCGAGACCAACACCTCTGGAGCGAGGATTGCGAGGGTTGTAGTTCACCCAGACTACCGCTCCGACGGCCTCGGTCAGCTGAGCGTTAAATCCGCCCTTGACTGGGTCGCCGAGAGGAGAATCCCCGAGATGAGGAAGAGAAAGCACCTCGTCGAGACCATAGCCCAGATGGCCCGCTACAACCCCTTCTTCGAGAAGGTCGGCTTTAAGTTCCTCTGGGAGACCGCCAGTGGAAGGCCGGTTCTCTTCTATCCGCTGACCGAGGAAGCGAGGGAATACATCGAGAGGTTTCTGAGGGAGGACGCCTACGCGCCGGAGGACGGAAGGCTCTGGAGGCCAAGCTACGGGAAGGTTGAGCCCCTGACCGGGCCGATAAGGTTCATCAACGTGAGCAAGGTCTTCGAGAGCGAGCTCGACATTAAAGGATTGCCTGAGGAGATTCAGGAACTTCTGAAGGCCTTTGGAGTTAGGCATCGCGTCATTCAGAGACCCGTCCTGAGGAACCTCAACTTCGAGATAGAGCCCGGGGAGCTGATAGCGGTCGTAGGTGCAAGCGGTGCAGGAAAGACGACGCTCCTGAGGCTGATCCTCGGAGCGGCCAACGGGTGGTGGGAGGAGAGGTTCCGGCCCACCGGCGGGGAGATAGAGGTTCCAGAGAATGTAAAAGCCTCAGTTCTGATACCCGGCGAGTTCGAGCCTAACTTCGGCTCCGAGAGCATACTGGAGCACGTTTATCGGAAGATTAGGGACATAAACGCCGCGGTGGAGATACTCAACAGGGCTGGCCTGAGCGATGCTGTGCTGTATCGGGCCAAGTTCTCGGAGCTGAGCACCGGACAGAAGGAGAGGGCAAAGATAGCCTCGCTTTTGGCCGAGAAGCCCAACCTCCTTCTGATGGACGAGTTCGCGGCCCACCTAGATACGCTCACTGCAATGAGGGTGGCCAAGAAGGTTGCGGAGATAATAAGGGAAGCGGGCATAACTGCTCTCATAATCACCCACAGGCCTGAGGTTCTAAAAGCGTTGGACCCGGACAAGGTGCTCTTCGTCGGCTACGGGACGGCGAGGATATCTAAACCGGAAGGCCGGGAAGGGGACCGTAAATGA
- a CDS encoding FKBP-type peptidyl-prolyl cis-trans isomerase, which yields MMKVQKGDVIRLHYTGKVKETGEIFDTTFEDVAKEAGIYSEKGIYGPVPIAVGAGHVLGGLDEQLEGLEVGEKYEIIVPPEKGFGKRDPKLIKTFTLGQFRRQGIYPFPGMPVEIETESGRKLKGKVMTVSGGRVRVDFNHPYAGKHLVYEVEIVEKIEDPIEKVKALIELRMPMVDTEKVIIEVGEKDVTVDFGQLLNEVDKNTLVLGEILLESDLKFIGYEEVTFKPSVDELLKPPEEEKEVVELEEEVSEPLVEKAEEKEETEEKPEEVKEEPKAEKVEEKPEEVTEEKTEEPKETKETEEAEKEKKPKRKTTRKSTKGRKTRRTTTKKTTSKKKAKAAEEAGEKKEE from the coding sequence ATGATGAAGGTTCAGAAGGGAGACGTCATAAGGCTCCACTACACCGGAAAGGTCAAGGAGACCGGTGAGATATTCGACACCACCTTTGAGGATGTCGCCAAGGAAGCGGGCATATACTCAGAGAAGGGAATCTACGGTCCGGTTCCGATAGCCGTTGGAGCGGGCCACGTCCTCGGGGGCCTCGACGAGCAGCTCGAGGGACTCGAGGTCGGGGAGAAGTACGAGATAATAGTCCCGCCCGAGAAGGGCTTCGGAAAGCGCGACCCCAAGCTCATAAAGACCTTCACCCTCGGACAGTTCAGGAGGCAGGGCATCTACCCGTTCCCTGGAATGCCGGTTGAGATAGAGACCGAGAGTGGAAGGAAGCTCAAGGGCAAGGTCATGACCGTCAGCGGAGGTAGAGTAAGGGTTGACTTCAACCACCCCTACGCGGGCAAGCACCTCGTCTACGAGGTCGAGATAGTCGAGAAGATCGAAGACCCGATCGAGAAGGTCAAGGCCCTCATAGAGCTCCGCATGCCGATGGTCGACACCGAGAAGGTCATCATTGAGGTCGGCGAGAAGGACGTTACCGTTGACTTCGGCCAGCTCCTCAACGAGGTCGACAAGAACACCCTCGTCCTCGGCGAGATACTCCTCGAGAGCGACCTTAAGTTCATAGGCTACGAGGAGGTTACCTTCAAGCCCTCCGTTGACGAGCTCCTCAAGCCGCCCGAGGAGGAGAAGGAGGTCGTGGAGCTCGAGGAAGAGGTCAGCGAGCCCCTCGTGGAGAAGGCTGAGGAGAAGGAGGAGACCGAGGAGAAGCCTGAAGAGGTCAAAGAAGAGCCCAAGGCCGAGAAGGTCGAGGAGAAGCCGGAAGAAGTCACCGAGGAGAAGACCGAAGAACCGAAGGAGACCAAGGAGACAGAAGAGGCTGAGAAGGAGAAGAAGCCCAAGAGGAAGACCACCAGGAAGAGCACCAAGGGCAGGAAGACCAGGAGAACGACGACCAAGAAAACCACCAGCAAGAAGAAGGCCAAGGCGGCCGAAGAAGCCGGTGAGAAGAAGGAGGAGTGA